Proteins co-encoded in one Sparus aurata chromosome 18, fSpaAur1.1, whole genome shotgun sequence genomic window:
- the LOC115568755 gene encoding arylsulfatase I-like yields the protein MATSALTGFSMMSLLSLGYLTWDMMSPNQVENEPDQTFVDRSPVPQPPHILFIMTDDQGFNDIGYHSSDIRTPVLDKLAADGVKLENYYIQPICTPSRSQLITGRYQIHTGLQHSIIRPRQPNCLPFDQVTLPQRLQELGYSTHMVGKWHLGFYKKECLPTRRGFDTYFGSLTGSVNYYTYDSCDGPGMCGFDLHEGESVAWGQSGKYSTHLYTQRVRKILATHDPQSQPLFIFLSFQAVHTPLQSPREYIYPYRGLENVARRKYAAMVSAVDEAVRNITYALRKYGYYQNSVIIFSTDNGGQPLSGGSNWPLRGRKGTYWEGGVRGLGFVHSPLLRKKKRVSKALVHITDWYPTLVGLAGGNESLTEGVDGYDVWEAISEGKESPRLEILHNIDPLYNHARSGSLQKGYGIWNTAVQASIRAGDWKLLTGDPGYGDWTPPQMLPGFPGGWWNLERHTEPRKSVWLFNISGDPYERYDLSEQRPDVVKELLARLVYYNRTAVPVRYPSEDQRADPHLNGGAWGPWVGDEEEDSWDSVYQKKNKNWKTKLKLSKSRSFFRRLNTRIMSNRI from the exons ATGGCAACCTCAGCTCTGACCGGCTTCTCCATGATGAGCCTGCTCAGCCTCGGGTACCTGACCTGGGACATGATGAGCCCTAACCAGGTGGAAAATGAGCCAGACCAGACGTTTGTTGACAGGTCTCCCGTTCCGCAGCCTCCTCACATCCTTTTCATCATGACAGACGATCAGGGATTCAACGACATCGGCTACCACAGCTCTGACATCAGGACACCGGTGCTGGACAAACTGGCTGCTGACGGAGTGAAGTTGGAGAATTACTACATCCAGCCCATCTGCACCCCGTCCCGCAGCCAACTCATCACCGGCAG GTACCAAATTCACACTGGCCTGCAGCACTCCATCATCCGGCCCCGCCAACCCAACTGCCTGCCCTTTGACCAGGTCACCCTCCCCCAGAGACTGCAGGAGCTCGGCTACTCCACCCACATGGTCGGCAAGTGGCACCTGGGCTTCTACAAGAAGGAGTGCCTGCCCACTCGCCGAGGCTTCGACACATACTTTGGCTCCCTTACAGGCAGTGTGAACTACTACACCTACGACTCCTGTGATGGGCCCGGGATGTGTGGCTTCGACCTCCATGAGGGGGAGTCGGTCGCCTGGGGCCAGAGTGGCAAATACTCCACCCATCTCTACACGCAGAGAGTCCGCAAGATCCTAGCAACCCACGATCCTCAGTCGCAGCCGCTGTTCATCTTTCTCTCGTTCCAAGCTGTTCATACACCCCTGCAGTCTCCGCGGGAGTACATCTATCCATACCGTGGGCTGGAGAATGTAGCACGCAGGAAATACGCTGCTATGGTCTCAGCCGTAGACGAGGCAGTACGTAATATAACATACGCTCTCCGCAAGTATGGTTACTACCAGAACAGTGTCATCATCTTCTCTACTGACAACGGTGGCCAGCCGTTGTCTGGTGGCAGTAACTGGCCGCTCAGAGGACGTAAAGGCACCTACTGGGAAGGAGGTGTCCGGGGTCTGGGGTTCGTTCACAGCCCTCTgttgaggaagaagaagagggtgagTAAGGCCCTGGTGCACATCACGGACTGGTACCCAACACTGGTGGGATTAGCAGGTGGCAATGAGTCCCTGACCGAGGGGGTGGACGGGTATGATGTTTGGGAGGCTATCAGCGAGGGGAAGGAGTCGCCCAGGTTGGAGATCCTCCACAATATTGATCCTCTGTACAACCATGCACGCAGTGGCTCCCTGCAGAAAGGATATGGGATCTGGAATACAGCTGTGCAGGCGTCCATACGCGCTGGAGACTGGAAACTCCTAACAGGAGACCCCGGCTACGGAGACTGGACACCGCCGCAGATGCTTCCAGGTTTCCCCGGCGGCTGGTGGAACCTGGAGCGCCACACCGAGCCCCGCAAATCTGTGTGGCTTTTCAACATCTCCGGGGACCCGTATGAACGTTATGACCTTTCTGAGCAGAGACCAGATGTTGTCAAAGAATTGCTGGCTAGATTAGTGTACTACAATCGCACTGCAGTGCCAGTAAGGTATCCATCAGAGGACCAGCGGGCAGACCCCCACCTGAATGGAGGTGCCTGGGGACCCTGGGtaggagatgaggaggaggacagctGGGACAGTGTCTAccagaaaaagaacaagaatTGGAAGACAAAGCTTAAGCTATCCAAAAGCAGGTCGTTTTTCAGGAGACTCAACACGAGGATTATGTCCAACAGGATATAG
- the LOC115568649 gene encoding hemicentin-1-like, with protein MRVSCSSEGGDSPQYSWTLDGHTLTDTQLLSGNKDSNTITLRQDVSGQLVCSISNHVSSVSQNKTISTCGVETYCDGRINGAQCYGALGGTVVLRLMDSTSGIHRYQWFKNKTVILRGIKNSISFNQLETRSSFTPSDGTFRINNLSRTDDGEYTLKIYESGSGRPLDPQILQLNIQAPVSSVLLVSECLSQGEMRVSCSSDGGDSPQYSWTLDGHTLTDTQLLFGNKDSNNITMRQDVSGQLVCSVSNNVSSVSQNKTISTCGVETYCDGRINGAQCYGALGGTVVLRLMDSALGIYRYRWFKNKTLILSGFRNHIQINQLETRSSFTPSDGTFRINNLSRTDGGEYTLTIYESGSGRLLDPQILQLNIQAPVSSVLLVSECLSQGEMRVSCSSEGGDSPQYSWTLDGHTLTDAQLLSGNKDSNTITLRQDVSGQLVCSVSNNVSQVSKEETTSTCGVETYCDGRINGAQCYGALGGTVVLRLMDSTSEIHIYQWFKNKTQILSGFRNHIRFNQLENRSSFTPSDGTFRINNLSRTDGGEYTFISFNSRRRRERQILHLNIQAPVSSVLLISECLSQGEMRVSCSSEGGDSPQYSWTLDGHTLTDAQLLSGSKDSNTITLRTTGLLSQQPHHPLLILGLRTAVVIPIFSGIAIYFCKKKKYEKAEGSAVPEEMDYENSVVMVEMRNSASEL; from the exons ATGAGGGTGTCCTGCTCCTCTGAGGGAGGGGACAGTCCTCAGTACAGCTGGACTCTGgatggacacacactgacagacactcaGCTCCTCTCTGGAAATAAAGACAGTAACACCATCACTCTGAGACAAGACGTCTCAGGACAACTGGTCTGCTCAATCAGCAACCACGTCAGTAGCGTCTCGCAGAATAAAACGATATCTACCTGTG GTGTGGAAACCTACTGTGATGGCAGAATAAATGGAGCTCAGTGTTATGGAGCTTTGGGAGGAACTGTGGTCCTCCGACTGATGGACAGCACCTCAGGAATACACAGATACCAAtggttcaaaaacaaaacagtaatacTCCGTGGGATAAAGAATAGTATTTCATTTAATCAGTTAGAAACCAGATCCTCATTTACTCCCAGTGATGGAACATTTAGGATCAATAACCTGAGCAGGACTGATGATGGTGAATATACTCTGAAAATCTATGAGAGTGGAAGTGGACGACCGTTAGATCCTCAGATTCTACAGCTGAACATTCAAG CTCCTGTGTCCTCTGTCCTGCTGGTCTCTGAGTGTCTGTCCCAGGGAGAGATGAGGGTGTCCTGCTCCTCTGATGGAGGGGACAGTCCTCAGTACAGCTGGACTCTGgatggacacacactgacagacactcaGCTCCTCTTTGGAAATAAAGACAGTAACAACATCACTATGAGACAAGACGTCTCAGGACAACTGGTCTGCTCAGTCAGCAATAATGTCAGTAGCGTCTCGCAGAATAAAACGATATCTACCTGTG GTGTGGAAACCTACTGTGATGGCAGAATAAATGGAGCTCAGTGTTATGGAGCTTTGGGAGGAACTGTGGTCCTCCGGCTGATGGACAGCGCCTTAGGAATATATAGATACCGTtggttcaaaaacaaaacattaatactCAGTGGGTTTAGGAATCATATTCAGATTAATCAGTTAGAAACCAGATCCTCATTTACTCCCAGTGATGGAACATTTAGGATCAATAACCTGAGCAGGACTGATGGTGGTGAATATACTCTGACAATCTATGAGAGTGGAAGTGGACGACTGTTAGATCCTCAGATTCTACAGCTGAACATTCAAG CTCCTGTGTCCTCTGTCCTGCTGGTCTCTGAGTGTCTGTCCCAGGGAGAGATGAGGGTGTCCTGCTCCTCTGAGGGAGGGGACAGTCCTCAGTACAGCTGGACTCTGgatggacacacactgacagatgcTCAGCTCCTCTCTGGAAATAAAGACAGTAACACCATCACTCTGAGACAAGACGTCTCAGGACAACTGGTCTGCTCAGTCAGCAATAATGTCAGTCAAGTCTCCAAGGAAGAGACGACATCTACCTGTG GTGTGGAAACCTACTGTGATGGCAGAATAAATGGAGCTCAATGTTATGGAGCTTTGGGAGGAACTGTGGTCCTCCGGCTGATGGACAGCACCTCAGAAATACACATATACCAAtggttcaaaaacaaaacacaaatactcAGTGGGTTTAGGAATCATATTCGGTTTAATCAGTTAGAAAACAGATCCTCATTTACTCCCAGTGATGGAACATTTAGGATCAATAACCTGAGCAGGACTGATGGTGGTGAATATACTTTCATAAGTTTTAATTCAAGACGACGACGGGAGCGTCAGATTCTGCACCTGAACATTCAAG CTCCTGTGTCCTCTGTCCTGCTGATCTCTGAGTGTCTGTCCCAGGGAGAGATGAGGGTGTCCTGCTCCTCTGAGGGAGGGGACAGTCCTCAGTACAGCTGGACTCTGgatggacacacactgacagatgcTCAGCTCCTCTCTGGAAGTAAAGACAGTAACACCATCACTCTGAGGACAACTGGTCTGCTCAGTCAGCAACCAC ATCACCCCCTGCTCATACTTGGTCTGCGAACAGCTGTGGTGATTCCTATATTCAGTGGGATCGCCATCTATTTTtgcaagaagaaaaaatatgaGAAAGCTGAAGGCTCTGCTGTCCCTGAAGAGATGGACTATGAGAACTCTGTTGTGATGGTTGAAATGAGAAATTCTGCATCTGAACTTTAA